Proteins from one Flavobacterium branchiarum genomic window:
- a CDS encoding TolC family protein produces the protein MKSVHYIFFALFFLVTSVASAQTTYTLEQCKELTLKNNNALKADRLSIEEASLTTKEAFTNYFPKVSAFGLGYHLKEGMIGKESAEMINMLGSSFPGMPNVRDRRNGYMLGISLEQPVFTGGQIYYGNKLAELGEETSKYQVQEAEKNILVNVEQYYWTLVALYEKRKTIQVMKNLADNLFSDVKVAVDAGVTNRNDLLQVQLKQNEIKTSSVELENSISLLKIQLAQLMNVDGGQFEIETKDQEYISNPVTLLVDHNQAVTNTNMHKLLSKNIEAKQLEKKIERGKLLPYFGVGAGYYQYNDIFKNTNPSTMVHATLSLPISDWWGGSYNLRKKQTQIDRAEYEKTDTDQKLFVMFQSYWNKLNENYNKILLAKQAIETAEENVRINKDQYQNGLSILSDLIDAQSLLQQSRDQHTEAYTGFLVARYLYLRETGR, from the coding sequence ATGAAATCTGTTCACTATATATTTTTTGCTCTTTTCTTTTTGGTTACAAGTGTTGCATCAGCACAGACAACCTATACGTTAGAGCAATGCAAAGAACTCACGTTAAAGAATAATAATGCTTTAAAAGCTGACCGTTTGTCTATAGAAGAAGCATCACTAACGACAAAAGAGGCTTTTACAAACTATTTTCCAAAAGTTAGTGCATTTGGATTAGGATATCACCTAAAGGAAGGGATGATCGGTAAAGAATCCGCAGAAATGATAAACATGCTTGGTTCAAGTTTTCCCGGAATGCCCAATGTAAGGGACAGGAGAAATGGATATATGCTGGGTATATCTTTAGAACAACCAGTCTTTACTGGAGGGCAAATTTACTACGGAAATAAATTAGCAGAGTTGGGGGAAGAAACCAGTAAATATCAAGTTCAGGAAGCTGAAAAAAATATACTGGTCAATGTAGAACAATACTACTGGACCCTAGTAGCTTTATATGAGAAACGCAAGACTATTCAAGTAATGAAAAATCTAGCTGACAATCTATTCAGTGACGTGAAAGTTGCTGTAGATGCAGGTGTGACAAATAGGAATGATCTACTACAGGTACAGTTGAAACAAAATGAGATAAAGACAAGTAGTGTGGAGCTAGAAAACAGCATCAGCTTATTAAAAATTCAGCTTGCACAATTAATGAACGTAGATGGTGGTCAATTCGAAATTGAAACCAAGGATCAAGAGTATATTTCCAATCCCGTTACTCTGCTTGTGGATCATAACCAGGCCGTAACAAATACGAATATGCACAAGCTCCTAAGTAAAAACATTGAAGCGAAACAACTGGAAAAGAAAATAGAACGTGGCAAATTGCTTCCATACTTTGGTGTTGGAGCTGGCTATTACCAATACAATGATATTTTCAAAAATACAAATCCGTCCACTATGGTTCATGCAACTTTATCACTTCCCATTTCAGACTGGTGGGGAGGTTCTTACAATCTCCGTAAAAAGCAAACTCAGATAGACAGGGCAGAATACGAGAAAACAGATACTGATCAAAAGCTTTTTGTCATGTTCCAGAGTTATTGGAACAAATTAAATGAAAATTACAACAAGATATTATTGGCTAAACAGGCCATAGAGACAGCCGAGGAAAATGTGAGGATAAACAAAGATCAATACCAGAATGGCCTGAGCATCTTAAGCGATCTTATTGATGCCCAGTCGCTATTACAACAGAGTAGAGATCAGCACACGGAAGCATATACAGGATTTCTAGTTGCCAGGTATCTATATCTGAGAGAAACTGGAAGATAA
- a CDS encoding transporter suffix domain-containing protein — MNKSNFKKTLGFIFFGITIICWVGAPILPFTDIPNKAIVTTTVVIVGEVFFVSAIALLGKEYWGKIKQWFKNLFSKETKEN; from the coding sequence ATGAATAAAAGCAATTTTAAAAAGACACTTGGTTTTATATTTTTTGGCATTACGATTATATGCTGGGTTGGTGCACCTATACTGCCGTTTACTGATATTCCCAATAAGGCAATTGTGACAACAACGGTGGTTATTGTCGGAGAGGTATTTTTTGTATCTGCTATTGCACTTCTTGGAAAAGAATATTGGGGTAAAATAAAGCAGTGGTTCAAAAACTTATTCAGTAAGGAAACCAAAGAAAACTAA
- a CDS encoding DUF2147 domain-containing protein — MQQSVNFSVIFLTAFLFFICSAYGQTNEDKFTGKWLSKDKMIVEVYKAGKGFNIKQLESPKPKEKKNNGKVVAKNILETSKGEYKGTSIDLTDDKEYQSIWIISDEGKSLTFKLKWGFIWHSESWTKF; from the coding sequence ATGCAACAGAGCGTAAATTTTAGCGTAATATTTTTGACAGCATTTCTATTTTTTATCTGCTCAGCTTACGGACAGACCAATGAAGACAAATTTACAGGGAAGTGGCTTTCAAAGGATAAAATGATAGTTGAAGTCTACAAGGCGGGAAAAGGTTTTAATATAAAGCAACTAGAATCTCCTAAACCTAAAGAAAAGAAAAATAATGGAAAAGTTGTTGCTAAGAACATCCTTGAAACATCAAAAGGCGAATATAAGGGTACTTCAATTGATCTGACTGATGACAAGGAATATCAAAGTATCTGGATTATCAGTGATGAGGGAAAGAGCTTAACTTTCAAACTTAAATGGGGTTTTATTTGGCATAGCGAAAGTTGGACAAAATTCTAG
- a CDS encoding patatin-like phospholipase family protein yields MIVNNKIGITLSGGGFRGIAHLGVLQYMEELGISFDAISGASAGALIGAFIAEGYTPVEIFKFAKTENFFNYSDLFQGNGGLFSPDIFERIITKYIPHDSFEQLKVPLYVSVTDLSNARSLVFNQGSLSFAIKSSCCFPMVFIPVNYNNDTILCDGGILNNFPVEHINATCGKSVGVDVNSIELTKGELGYGEIMNRIIRIITSKIDKDGANYCDVFIQPGELRKFSTFDTKHMDEIYQIGYEYAKKFQDDLLSLMEGNNRSMP; encoded by the coding sequence ATGATAGTAAATAATAAAATCGGGATTACGCTTTCAGGAGGTGGGTTTAGAGGAATAGCTCACCTCGGTGTTCTCCAATATATGGAAGAGTTAGGAATCTCATTTGATGCTATTTCAGGTGCAAGTGCAGGTGCACTTATTGGGGCATTTATTGCTGAAGGCTACACTCCTGTTGAGATTTTCAAATTTGCAAAAACAGAAAACTTTTTCAACTACTCTGATTTATTTCAAGGTAATGGAGGATTATTCAGTCCAGATATATTTGAAAGGATTATTACTAAATATATTCCTCATGACAGTTTTGAGCAGCTCAAAGTCCCATTATATGTTTCCGTAACTGATCTTAGCAATGCTCGGTCTTTAGTGTTCAATCAGGGTTCACTAAGTTTTGCAATTAAATCTTCATGTTGTTTTCCGATGGTTTTTATTCCAGTCAATTATAATAATGATACAATATTATGTGACGGGGGTATACTCAATAATTTTCCTGTTGAGCATATAAATGCAACGTGTGGAAAGAGTGTCGGTGTGGATGTAAATTCTATTGAGCTTACTAAGGGGGAATTGGGATATGGTGAAATTATGAATCGGATTATCCGAATAATAACTTCAAAAATAGATAAAGATGGAGCAAATTACTGTGACGTTTTTATACAGCCTGGAGAACTTCGAAAGTTTTCTACTTTCGACACCAAACATATGGATGAAATATATCAAATAGGATATGAATATGCCAAAAAATTTCAAGATGATTTACTGTCTTTAATGGAGGGTAATAACAGATCAATGCCATGA
- a CDS encoding RteC domain-containing protein: MKKYCYDKLQQLNDHLNDLSCDKTMLLAEDAIEIAQKKLNEVKEFIIDRGFKDMNEEICFFKKIKPQFVAKLIYYNGIYKIEAKIPYGGEKATRKYLKNEITKLKRYFDNNLEFYRYYKTNSTYLDDKYFLRGKYDIKLSLDTYYFETDHSFCTSHDYKVAKILANDLIQLYIEDRIFRLSNILTTKNPQESLNWTGSKAALVELIYALQAQGVLDHGHADIKQISRAFSRMLNIDLGDFYHTYLELRNRKINKTKFLDSLRDGLSKKMDEQDDRSENI, translated from the coding sequence ATGAAAAAATACTGTTATGACAAATTACAGCAGCTAAATGATCACCTAAATGATTTATCATGCGATAAAACAATGTTACTCGCAGAAGACGCAATTGAAATTGCCCAAAAAAAACTGAATGAGGTAAAGGAGTTTATCATAGACCGAGGTTTTAAGGATATGAATGAGGAAATCTGTTTTTTTAAGAAGATAAAACCGCAGTTTGTTGCCAAGTTAATTTATTACAATGGTATTTATAAAATCGAAGCTAAAATACCTTATGGCGGAGAAAAAGCAACGAGAAAATACTTAAAAAATGAGATTACCAAATTAAAGCGATATTTTGATAATAATCTGGAATTTTACAGATATTATAAAACAAATAGCACTTATCTAGATGATAAATATTTTTTGCGAGGGAAATATGACATCAAACTTAGCTTAGATACTTACTATTTTGAGACAGACCATAGCTTTTGTACTAGCCATGACTATAAAGTTGCAAAAATTTTAGCAAATGATCTTATTCAACTATATATTGAAGATAGGATTTTTAGACTTTCGAACATATTAACTACAAAAAATCCACAAGAATCTCTGAATTGGACAGGAAGTAAGGCAGCGCTGGTTGAGCTTATTTATGCTTTGCAGGCGCAAGGAGTATTAGATCATGGGCATGCTGATATTAAACAGATATCAAGAGCATTTTCAAGGATGTTAAATATAGATCTTGGAGATTTTTATCACACTTATCTAGAGCTACGAAACAGAAAAATCAATAAAACTAAGTTTTTAGACTCTCTTCGAGATGGGTTAAGCAAAAAAATGGATGAACAAGATGATAGATCAGAAAATATATGA